A section of the Metabacillus endolithicus genome encodes:
- a CDS encoding TetR/AcrR family transcriptional regulator: protein MGKKGRKEGSNGAESRANLVLIAAEEFATYGYYDTKVSTIVKKAGVTQPTFYLYFDSKEAIFSELIQTFRHKLSELTKESRLETGLDPTLLPDRIAIGLSAILQFFYDHPNLTKIGLYYSSEAELIKKQLVEQITENLLSEQRDGYFRRDIDMKTVSESLVGSIERLTYLFIY, encoded by the coding sequence ATGGGTAAAAAAGGTCGTAAGGAAGGATCAAATGGTGCAGAAAGCAGAGCAAACCTGGTTTTGATAGCTGCAGAGGAATTTGCTACATATGGATACTATGATACAAAGGTAAGTACAATTGTGAAAAAGGCAGGAGTTACTCAACCTACTTTTTATTTATATTTTGATAGTAAGGAGGCCATTTTTTCAGAGTTAATTCAAACATTTCGTCATAAGCTTTCAGAACTAACAAAAGAAAGCAGGCTTGAAACGGGTTTAGATCCCACTTTATTGCCTGACAGAATCGCAATAGGTTTATCTGCTATACTACAATTTTTTTATGATCATCCAAACTTAACAAAAATTGGGCTTTATTATTCATCAGAAGCAGAGTTAATAAAAAAACAACTCGTTGAACAAATAACAGAAAATCTATTATCCGAACAAAGAGATGGTTATTTCAGAAGAGATATTGATATGAAAACAGTAAGTGAAAGTTTGGTAGGATCTATTGAACGTCTTACTTACCTATTTATTTACTGA
- a CDS encoding ribose-phosphate diphosphokinase, with translation MSNHYEDPNLKIFSLNSDPSLSKRISDILGVELGKCSVTRFSDGEIQINIEESIRGCDVYIIQSISDPVNEHLMELLIMVDALKRASAKTINLVIPYYGYARQDRKARAREPITAKLVANLLETAGSTRVIALDLHAPQIQGFFDIPIDHLLGVPILAQYFQDKNLEDLVIVSPDHGGVTRARKLADRLKAPIAIIDKRRPRPNVVEVMNIVGNIEGKTAILIDDIIDTAGTITLAANALTENGAKEVYACCTHPVLSGPAIERIQNSNIKELVITDSITLPESKRIDKIVELSVAPLIGEAIKRIHEKQSVDELVQ, from the coding sequence CCTTGGAGTCGAATTAGGTAAGTGTTCTGTTACTCGCTTTAGTGACGGAGAAATCCAGATAAATATTGAAGAAAGTATCCGTGGTTGTGATGTTTATATCATTCAATCAATCAGTGATCCAGTTAACGAACATTTAATGGAGCTGCTTATTATGGTAGATGCGCTTAAGCGTGCTTCAGCCAAAACGATCAATTTGGTTATTCCTTACTATGGATATGCAAGACAAGATCGTAAAGCGAGAGCAAGGGAGCCGATTACTGCAAAGCTTGTTGCAAACCTTCTTGAAACAGCTGGTTCAACACGTGTAATCGCTCTAGACTTACATGCACCACAAATTCAAGGATTCTTTGACATTCCTATTGACCACCTTTTAGGAGTTCCTATCCTTGCTCAGTATTTCCAAGATAAGAATTTAGAGGATCTTGTGATCGTTTCACCAGATCACGGTGGCGTAACACGTGCTCGTAAATTGGCAGATCGTCTAAAGGCTCCTATTGCCATTATTGATAAAAGACGTCCTAGACCTAATGTTGTAGAAGTGATGAATATTGTTGGGAACATCGAAGGAAAAACTGCGATTCTTATCGACGATATTATTGACACAGCTGGAACTATTACGTTAGCTGCAAACGCCCTGACAGAAAATGGCGCAAAAGAAGTGTATGCATGTTGTACACATCCAGTTTTATCAGGACCGGCAATCGAACGTATTCAAAATTCAAACATCAAAGAACTCGTTATAACAGATTCAATCACACTTCCAGAATCCAAAAGAATAGACAAAATCGTTGAACTCTCTGTTGCTCCTCTAATCGGTGAAGCGATTAAACGAATTCACGAGAAACAATCAGTAGACGAGTTAGTGCAGTAG
- a CDS encoding anti-repressor SinI family protein, translated as MKVYEETKKEELDQEWVELISKAREMGLSTEEIRDFLKLKQ; from the coding sequence ATGAAGGTTTATGAAGAAACGAAAAAGGAAGAGTTAGATCAAGAGTGGGTTGAACTCATTTCCAAAGCAAGAGAAATGGGTCTTAGTACAGAAGAGATTCGTGATTTTTTAAAGTTAAAGCAGTAA